A window of Tachypleus tridentatus isolate NWPU-2018 chromosome 7, ASM421037v1, whole genome shotgun sequence genomic DNA:
GAACAGGTGAGCTCATTGCAACTTTACTGACGAGACGACGTTAGGAGACTCGAGTACAGACAGTCGTAACGTTATAATCAATACGTCGTCAATCTAATTCAAATAAGTCAGCTTTCGATGAACCTAAACAAAATGATCGACCTTAGAGTGAATCAGGTTAACGTCCTACGGAGAAGCCAACACCTAGGTGTGATATCTGTGATCTGTGCTCGTAGGTCTCACTTCTctcttctaaaaaataaaaacttcagttTTAGTGTTGTCTGATCGAAACGTTTGATTATCGATATAAAACATTCGTAGTCGCACAGTAAGAATTAATAGCATTAAGACAAGCTGTCATCCACAAAGGTATTGAGGGGAGGaaatcataaaaagtaaaaaggGAAAGAGTGTGGGTTACGTAGGTAACCTGAGTGTGTGGGTTACGTCGGTAACCTGAGTGTGTGTTATGTAGGTAACCTGAGTGTGTGGGTTACGTAGATAACCTGAGTGTGTGGGTTACGTAGGTAACTTGAGTGTGGGTTACGTAGGTAACCTGAGTGTGTGTTACGTAGGTAACCTAAGTGTGGGTTACGTAGGTAATCTGAGTGTGTGTTACGTAGGTAACCTGAGTGTGTGTGTTACGTAGGTAATCTGAGTGTGGGTTACGTAGGTAACCTGAGTGTGTGGGTTACGTAGGCAACCTGGGTGTGATTTACGTAGGCAACCTGGGTGTGGGTTACGTAGGTAAACTGAGTGAAGGTTACGTAGGCAACCTGGGTGTGGGTTACGTAGGTAAAACCTATCATGGCGATTATACAAACGCTAATTTTCCTCATATAGATCCTTAATGTAGATTATATTTAACCCTAACAAAACCGAAAACAATGACacaaaaacaccaacaaaaccaATCCTATTATGACATAGCACTCTGCAGGTCGTAAATTCATCAAACGTACTCGTCCATTCAGCTGTGGGTGCACCGCATTGTGTCTCACttgttcgttggtagaagagtagtccaaaaatTAACGGAAGATGGCGTTGACCGTTTGCTTTCACTCGTGGATGTCACTTCAAAAGTACAAACGtcaagcacagatagctcttgagtagctatCTCTGcacaaaattcaagaaaacaaaaacaaacacaaagcaACAATGATAATAACTCGACCATCTGATAAGGAGTTGTAACGTGCTTATAGCAATCCGAAGTTCCTCATTAGATGTTGCATATAGTCACAGCTGTCACTACTGGTTATTCCCCAGCTCCAACCAACATCAGATGTTGCATGTAGTCACAGCTGTCATTACTTGTTATTCCCCAGCCCTAACCAGCATTAGATGTTGCATGTAGTCACAGCTGTCATTGCTTGTTATTCCCCAGCTCCAACCAACATCAGATGTTGCATGTAGTCACAGCTGTCACTACTGATTATTCACCAGCTCCAACCAACATCAGATGTTGCATGTAGTCACAGCTGTCACTACTGATTATTCACCAGCTCCAACCAACATCAGATGTTGCATGTAGTCACAGCTGTCACTACTGATTATTCACCAGCTCCAACCAACATCAGATGTTGCATGTAGTCACAGCTGTCACTACTGATTATTCACCAGCTCCAACCAACATCAGATGTTGCATGTAGTCACAGCTGTCATTACTTGTTATTCCCCAGCTCCAACCAACATCAGATGTTGCATGTAGTCACAGCTGTCACTACTGATTATTCACCAGCTCCAACCAACATCAGATGTTGCATGTAGTCACAGCTGTCATTACTTGTTATTCCCCAGCCCTAACCAGCATCAGATGTTGCATGTAGTCACAGCTGTCATTACTGGTTGTTCCCCAGCTCTAACCAACATCAGTGGTTACATATAGTCACAGCTGCCACTACTGGTTATTCCCCAGTTCTAACGATCATCAGATGTTACATATTATCACAGCTGTCACTACTGATTATTCACCAGCTCCAACCAACATCAGATGTTGCATATAGTCACAGCTGTCATTGCTTGTTATTCCCCAGCTCCAACCAACATCAGATGTTGCATATAGTCACAGCTTTCATTACTGGTTATTACCCAGTTCTAAGCAACATCAGATGTTGCATATAATCGCAGCTGTTGTTACAAGGTATTTCTCGCTGTTTCTTTCATGAAATACCAAGTAATCTTCaccaaatatattattattcaattattaGAAGTGATTGTAAATAACTTGTCAGATTATCCATAAACACCTGTGTTACTTTTGTTTCTCAGACCATCCTGAACTCTATGCATAAATACCAACCCAGGTTTCATCTTGTACGAGCTAATGACATACTGAAGCTGCCGTACAGTACGTTTCGTACGTATGTCTTTAAAGAGACTGACTTTGTTGCTGTCACAGCTTATCAAAACGAAAAGGTCAGTGACGTCATTTTGTTGACTGTTAATGTacgaataaataaacatattaactgGTTTCATAgttaaatgatatataaataaaatgttattgtccaTATGAGTGTacgaataaataaacatattaactgGTTTCATAgttaaatgatatataaataaaatgttattgtccaTATGAGTGTacgaataaataaacatattaactgGTTTCATAgttaaatgatatataaataaaatgttattgatgtTACGACTGTGAACAGGTAAACGGACTAGTTGACTTAATAGTATAGGATAAGAGAGTTAATAGCTTTAACTTTTGATCACAGTCCAGGGTTTTAAAGATTTTACTGAAATTGTTATTCGAACATTAATCATGCCACATTACATTTGTATCGAAAGCTTCAATATTTCATGATTCACATTAAAATAAGACGTACTTCAGCTGCTCGTCTTACATACAGCCATGTCGGAAGTGATAATTCTGTTCATATTCGTGGCTTAAGAGCCTATAAAGATACGACAAAAGCTGAGATAAGTGGTTGGATAAAACAGGGACTTACTTCCCTCGCGGGCAGTCTACGTGTTCTGATTAGTTTACAGTTTCGTCTGTTTAAAAGAAATCGACACCAGGCGATGCTATGTACACGGAAAGGGGTACGTGAGAAAGAATgaatttcttaattgtttattctGTATTGAAGTCACgctgtattttgttgttatatcacgctgtattttgttgttatattccaTTTTATCGTCTAGGTAAGTGTCTGAACTGGTGTTGACCAATTGAAAGTTGagttatataaataaaagcattatttgaaatgaaattagCAATGTGGTTATAAAATGGAcgcctatatatatatttcaatagtaTGTTTTCTTCTTCAAGTTACAGTTTTGAACTACTATACCTCTACGTgggtttgtatttatattattcatgcctctgggttttgttttgtttttctccagATTACCCAGTTGAAAATTGACAACAATCCTTTTGCCAAAGGGTTTAGGGACAGTGGCGCTGGAAAGAGAGACAAAAAGTGAGTTCGTTTTCGtcttttatagttttttatttttccaaatactCATCTCAACTATGGAAAAAAATTTTTtggtaacaaaaagaaaaaaaagataaaattttgttaagatattCTACGTGTAGGTTTCAACATACTTGAGAACTAATTTAATGTAGTGTCTCTAGTTGTGGTGACGTCttagtttacacacacacaaaatatcgAGATAAAATTTTGCTCAGATATTCCACATAAAATTACTTATgatgttaattaatataatctcCGCTAGGGTCCACGGTTCGTCGACTTTATGTGAACGAGATCGGTTAGTTTTTTCGCGTTCtcactgataaataaaataataaacagcagTATCATTGGAAGACGTCAAAGAATTCTGGGTGTTTCTAGTACAAGAAAACCATTAAACTCTGTTTTATGGCTCTCTACATCGAGTCGGTGGCTactctggttttgttttttggttaatATCTAACATCAGTTGAAatgatgtgttttttatttatcggTAGGTTGTGAATCAGTATACGTTTCAGATAACTATTTTTATTACCGCTGATTTATGGCAATTATTTTAATGTAGGCGCCAGGTGGCGCTGATTCACGATAATAACTCCTCTGGAGATGTGGCTGACAGTGAGCACCTGTCTTCAGAAGAACACGATAAACAGTCTGAAGACGAAGACACAATTGAAGTACACGAGGTACCAGAGTCCAGTTTGTCGCAAAGATGTGCATCAAGTAATGGACAAGAAAGAAACCAGACAAATGGTGTGATATTATGCATACATCAAAACTAGCATTTAATGATTAAAGTTACGTTTCACAGGactatagttttatatatagttGGATTGTTATGACTcatcatagttttatatatagaGTTGCATTGTTATGACTcatcatatttttatatagagaGTTGCATTGTTATGACTcttcatagttttatatatagaGTTGCATTGTTATGACTcatcatagttttatatatagaGTTGGATTGTTATGACTcatcatatttttatatagagaGTTGCATTGTTATGACTcttcatagttttatatatagaGTTGCATTGTTATGACtcatcatatttttatatatagagTTGCATTGTTATGACTCATCATATTTTTGTATAGAGAGTTGCATTGTTATGACTcatcatagttttatatatagaGTTGTATTGTTATGACTcatcatagttttatatatagaGTTGCATTGTTATGACTcatcatatttttatatagagaGTTGCATTGTTATGACTcttcatagttttatatatagaGTTGCATTGTTATGACtcatcatatttttatatatagagTTGCATTGTTATGACTCATCATATTTTTGTATAGAGAGTTCCATTGTTATGACTCATCATAGTTTTATATACAGAGTTGCATTGTTATGACTCATAGTTTTATATATAGTTGTATTGTTATGACTcatcatagttttatatatagaGTTGCATTTCTATGACTCATCATAGTTTTATAtgtagttgtatttttataacttattatcCTTGGAAACCCTAAAGTAGTACCACTATGAGGTCTTCTTAAGACTTGGAATTATCCAAACTTGAGTATTTCAAGAGGTTTCTTGACCTACAAATTAAGTTGCTGAtttcagaataaatataaaacaaaagatttggtaaaaagtagttgtttttttctttaacaaaactttgaatttttataaCTTCTTAAATTATCGTAGTGTTTGAAAGTATCTATTGTactccattattataaattgaaagttATGTTGCGAACGTTTTATTATCTAGCATTGAAACAGTATTCGTTCGTAAAAAAAGAGACATagagaaaaatacagttttacgcCTCTGGAGTTTTTGACAATGAAATATTAGTTGTGAAAACTGAGATGGCGTTATAGATAAGTTATTTGAATAAATGTAGCGAACAAATTATATCATTCCTTTTTATAATCTGGCGTTTCTTTTTACTTCATTTCCCAGGATGTGCTAAGCCTAACGGTCGTCAGACAATAGACGGAACAACGACGGATACGGACTCTTCACATAGTGACCGAGACGGTGATCTTTCGGAGGAAAACATTTCTTCTTCACTCCTTCACTCACTTTCTGACCTTACTTCAGCTGACCAGATTATAAACCCAAATGTGTCTCTGGGGACGGCGATGATTCCTCCCACAACTGTGCTCCCTTACTTGTACCCGTCATCTTTCTACAGTCCTTTCTTCCTACCGCCCAGTCTAGCGTCCTTGGCCACTTCTACATCGGCCCAGGTCTACCCGTTTCTGAAACAGAGTTACTCTGGACTTATGGAGCTGAACCATCGGTTAGGACAACAGCGCTTCTCTCCGTACCACGTCCACAAACCGAAATCTGATGCTGTCGTAGAGTTTACGTCTCCTACCCTTTCTCTTCCGACGCCATCACTAATTTCCTTTTTACCCAATTCCATACTGCAAACGGCGTTTCACGGGAGGGTGATCGACCAATCTCAGACCTTAATGTCTGGAGGATTAAATGAACTGAAAAACATGGAGAGTCTGGTCAGTGGTCTGACCAATGACCATCTTGTAGCGCGTTGACGGGTCTTACTGACCAAATATATTTCGTGAACTGTAATTCTTCTTATCACTAGCTTCTGTTGTGTTTTCACGGGAGGATGACATCTGTAAGTGTTTCTGATATTTTACAGTAAGAAACTGCCATATTTAATCTATCTAACAGAAgatcaggtgtgtgtgtgtgtgacactaTCCATTCTATAAACCACTGGATTGTGATTAGCCTAATATACTCCGTAAGAAACTGaacgttgtttgttattttcaactTGATCT
This region includes:
- the LOC143256309 gene encoding uncharacterized protein LOC143256309 isoform X2 yields the protein MTYHPFLLSPSARHPPSDIGVLPPSYFFPLPHHHQPYPPLGFPKLPTPLPGTPPYITADDVLTQTGHLPRFRSLESEDDGVRDDPKVTLESKELWERFHTLGTEMVITKGGRRMFPPFKVRISGLDNEAKYIMLMDIVAGDDCRYKFHNGRWLMAGKADPEMPKRMYIHPDSPSTGEQWMQKVVSFHKLKLTNNISDKHGYITQLKIDNNPFAKGFRDSGAGKRDKKRQVALIHDNNSSGDVADSEHLSSEEHDKQSEDEDTIEVHEVPESSLSQRCASSNGQERNQTNGCAKPNGRQTIDGTTTDTDSSHSDRDGDLSEENISSSLLHSLSDLTSADQIINPNVSLGTAMIPPTTVLPYLYPSSFYSPFFLPPSLASLATSTSAQVYPFLKQSYSGLMELNHRLGQQRFSPYHVHKPKSDAVVEFTSPTLSLPTPSLISFLPNSILQTAFHGRVIDQSQTLMSGGLNELKNMESLVSGLTNDHLVAR
- the LOC143256309 gene encoding T-box transcription factor TBX2-like isoform X1: MTYHPFLLSPSARHPPSDIGVLPPSYFFPLPHHHQPYPPLGFPKLPTPLPGTPPYITADDVLTQTGHLPRFRSLESEDDGVRDDPKVTLESKELWERFHTLGTEMVITKGGRRMFPPFKVRISGLDNEAKYIMLMDIVAGDDCRYKFHNGRWLMAGKADPEMPKRMYIHPDSPSTGEQWMQKVVSFHKLKLTNNISDKHGYTILNSMHKYQPRFHLVRANDILKLPYSTFRTYVFKETDFVAVTAYQNEKITQLKIDNNPFAKGFRDSGAGKRDKKRQVALIHDNNSSGDVADSEHLSSEEHDKQSEDEDTIEVHEVPESSLSQRCASSNGQERNQTNGCAKPNGRQTIDGTTTDTDSSHSDRDGDLSEENISSSLLHSLSDLTSADQIINPNVSLGTAMIPPTTVLPYLYPSSFYSPFFLPPSLASLATSTSAQVYPFLKQSYSGLMELNHRLGQQRFSPYHVHKPKSDAVVEFTSPTLSLPTPSLISFLPNSILQTAFHGRVIDQSQTLMSGGLNELKNMESLVSGLTNDHLVAR